A stretch of the Capsicum annuum cultivar UCD-10X-F1 chromosome 8, UCD10Xv1.1, whole genome shotgun sequence genome encodes the following:
- the LOC107839099 gene encoding non-specific lipid-transfer protein 1 — MLNKQLLPLLLVCIAVAAAAITVMATTTTASSADGDATVTCSTVYSNLEPCLSYVLGGGLNVPSECCSGLKSLLSTARTKSDLQSACNCVKSVASRATGVQINRAAKIPGICEANIPFKISPNVDCSKIK; from the coding sequence ATGCTAAACAAGCAACTACTTCCTTTGCTTCTTGTCTGCATTGCAGTGGCCGCGGCTGCAATTACAGTCATGGCCACCACCACGACAGCATCTTCAGCTGATGGGGATGCGACAGTCACGTGCAGCACGGTGTATAGCAACCTTGAACCATGTCTCAGCTACGTGCTAGGTGGTGGATTAAACGTGCCTTCAGAGTGCTGCAGTGGGCTTAAATCTCTTCTGAGCACTGCACGTACCAAATCTGACCTCCAGAGTGCCTGCAACTGTGTGAAGAGCGTTGCCTCAAGAGCTACCGGAGTTCAAATCAACCGTGCTGCTAAAATCCCGGGAATATGTGAGGCCAATATTCCATTCAAGATTAGTCCAAATGTTGATTGCTCAAAGATCAAATAA